A single region of the Glycine max cultivar Williams 82 chromosome 20, Glycine_max_v4.0, whole genome shotgun sequence genome encodes:
- the LOC100797261 gene encoding probable splicing factor 3A subunit 1: MLGSLPILPLPAPPSDGNLGPLPESQVIEEEQNKSNSASVPAPATVVTHTRTIGIIHPPPDIRTIVDKTSQFVAKNGPEFEKRIIANNTGNVKFNFLNSSDPYHAYYQHRLSEFRAQNQSSGQQPPPQPADSAVPESAPDSNNGVAAAEKPDVSAQFKPVRKVLDPPEAEQYTVRLPEGITGEELDIIKLTAQFVARNGKSFLTGLTSREVNNPQFHFLKPTHSMFTFFTSLADAYSKVLMPPKGLTEKLKKSVSDMTTVLERCVNRLEWERSQEQARQKAEDEIEQERIQMAMIDWHDFVVVETIDFADDEDEELPPPMTIEEVIRRSKVTAMEEDIVEPGKEVEMEMDVEEAQLVEEGMRAASLEDRDDGKQNEVRVTEDPEPPMRIVKNWKRPEERISAERDSTKFVVSPITGELIPISEMSEHMRISLIDPKYKEQKERMFAKIRETTLAADDEISRNIVGLARTRPDIFGTTEEEVSNAVKAEIEKINDEQPKQVIWDGHTGSIGRTANQAMSQNIGSEDQNDASNNEAKNLLGPAAPPPRPGMPSVRPLPLPPGLALNLPRVPVQYSAPHSGALPMPPPRSMMPSIRPALPPPMPMNTGQQSIIAGQPPPMHPSIPMNNHGIPIPPPPGSQFTPVPVPRPYVPLSVPPSVMPMMHPPPLPQGLPPPPPPEEAPPPLPEEPEPKRQKLDDSALIPEDQFLAQHPGPVRISVSVPNVDEGNLKGQVLEITVQSLSETVGSLKEKIAGEIQLPANKQKLSGKPGFLKDNMSLAHYNVGGGETLTLTLRERGGRKR, translated from the exons ATGTTAGGCTCATTACCTATATTGCCACTCCCTGCTCCTCCCTCTGATGGAAATCTAGGTCCTCTCCCTGAGTCTCAAGTGATTGAGGAGGAGCAGAACAAATCAAATTCTGCTTCTGTTCCGGCGCCGGCAACAGTTGTCACTCACACCAGAACGATTGGAATTATACATCCGCCTCCGGATATTAGGACCATTGTTGATAAAACCTCCCAGTTCGTGGCTAAGAATGGTCCAGAATTTGAAAAGAGGATTATTGCAAATAACACAGGAAATGTCAAGTTCAATTTCTTGAACTCATCAGATCCTTATCATGCATATTATCAACACCGTTTGTCTGAATTTCGTGCTCAGAATCAGTCTTCAGGGCAGCAACCTCCTCCCCAGCCTGCAGACTCGGCTGTTCCTGAATCGGCCCCAGATAGCAACAACGGCGTAGCAGCAGCAGAAAAGCCCGATGTTTCTGCCCAGTTTAAACCTGTCAGGAAAGTACTTGACCCCCCTGAAGCTGAACAGTATACAGTTCGTCTTCCTGAAGGAATCACAGGGGAAGAGCTGGATATTATAAAGCTTACAGCACAATTTGTGGCTCGTAATGGGAAATCTTTTTTGACAGGGTTGACAAGTAGGGAAGTTAATAATCCCCAGTTCCATTTTCTTAAACCGACCCACAGCATGTTTACGTTTTTCACTTCCCTTGCCGATGCATATTCAAAGGTTTTGATGCCACCGAAGGGTTTGACGGAGAAGCTAAAGAAGAGCGTCTCTGATATGACTACTGTCCTTGAAAGGTGTGTGAATAGGCTGGAGTGGGAGCGTTCGCAAGAGCAAGCTAGGCAAAAGGCTGAGGATGAGATAGAACAGGAAAGAATACAAATGGCTATGATTGATTGGCATGATTTCGTGGTGGTTGAAACAATAGATTTTGCTGATGATGAGGATGAAGAGTTACCTCCTCCAATGACTATTGAGGAGGTTATAAGGAGAAGCAAGGTGACAGCCATGGAAGAAGACATTGTTGAGCCAGGAAAGGAGGTCGAAATGGAAATGGATGTGGAAGAGGCCCAGCTTGTTGAGGAGGGTATGAGAGCTGCTAGTTTGGAAGACCGTGATGATGGAAAGCAGAATGAAGTCAGGGTTACCGAAGACCCTGAACCACCGATGAGAATTGTTAAGAACTGGAAGAGACCAGAGGAGAGGATTTCTGCAGAAAGAGATTCAACCAAGTTTGTTGTTTCTCCCATCACTGGTGAGTTAATTCCTATTAGCGAAATGTCAGAACATATGCGGATTTCTCTCATTGATCCCAAGtacaaagaacaaaaagaaagaatgttTGCCAAAATTCGAGAGACAACTCTGGCTGCGGATGATGAAATTTCAAGAAACATTGTTGGACTTGCTCGGACCCGTCCTGATATTTTCGGTACTACAGAAGAAGAGGTCTCCAATGCTGTCAAAGCAGAGATTGAGAAGATAAATGATGAGCAACCAAAGCAGGTTATATGGGATGGCCACACTGGTAGTATTGGGCGTACTGCAAACCAAGCCATGTCACAAAATATTGGAAGCGAGGATCAAAATGATGCTTCTAACAATGAAGCCAAGAACCTTCTGGGTCCTGCTGCACCTCCTCCAAGACCTGGTATGCCTTCAGTTCGTCCTCTGCCACTACCACCCGGACTGGCATTGAATCTTCCTCGTGTTCCTGTCCAATATTCTGCTCCTCATAGTGGTGCCCTTCCAATGCCTCCACCTAGATCCATGATGCCATCTATTCGGCCTGCTCTTCCTCCTCCAATGCCAATGAATACTGGACAGCAGTCAATTATAGCTGGCCAACCACCCCCAATGCATCCATCAATTCCTATGAATAACCATGGAATTCCCATACCCCCACCACCAGGATCTCAGTTCACTCCTGTTCCAGTTCCGCGACCTTATGTTCCTCTTTCTGTTCCACCATCAGTTATGCCTATGATGCATCCACCACCTTTGCCTCAAGGATTGCCACCGCCACCGCCACCAGAGGAGGCTCCTCCTCCACTCCCAGAAGAACCAGAACCAAAGAGGCAGAAACTTGATGATTCTGCTCTGATCCCTGAAGATCAATTTCTGGCTCAACATCCT GGCCCTGTCCGCATCAGTGTATCTGTTCCTAATGTTGATGAAGGAAATCTTAAGGGACAAGTTCTGGAAATTACAGTGCAATCTTTGTCTGAAACTGTTGGTAGTCTGAAGGAAAAAATTGCTGGGGAGATCCAACTCCCTGCTAATAAGCAGAAATTGAGTGGAAAGCCTGGCTTTCTCAAGGATAATATGTCACTTGCCCATTACAATGTTGGTGGAGGTGAAACACTTACCCTCACCTTAAGAGAACGtggtggtagaaagagatga
- the LOC100796734 gene encoding beta-glucuronosyltransferase GlcAT14A: MGAERKWLFTLFSAVFLSLMLLLMSSFSAFSTPKVFPSLVHHGSHYPPAFAYFISGGNQDKDRILRLLLAVYHPRNRYLLHLGRDARDEERQALVAAVRAVPVIRTFGNVDVVGKADYVTYLGSSNVAITLRAAAIMLKLDSGWNWFITLSARDYPLITQDDLSHVFSSVSRDLNFIDHTGDLGWKESDRFQPIVVDPGLYLARKSQIFQATEKRPTPDAFKLFTGSPWVILSRPFLEFCIFGWDNLPRTLLMYFTNVKLSQEGYFHSVVCNVPEFKNTTVNGDLRYMIWDNPPKMEPHFLNASVYNQMAESGAAFARQFQLNNPVLDMIDEKILQRGRHRVTPGAWCTGRRSWWVDPCSQWGDVNTVKPGPQAKKLEGSVSNLLDDQNSQTNQCQ, from the exons ATGGGAGCTGAGAGGAAATGGCTTTTCACTCTATTCAGTGCAGTATTCCTATCTCTCATGCTTCTTTTGATGTCCTCTTTCTCTGCCTTTAGTACCCCAAAGGTTTTCCCTTCACTTGTTCATCACGGTTCTCACTACCCTCCAGCTTTTGCATACTTTATCTCTGGTGGTAACCAAGACAAAGACCGGATCTTGCGTTTGTTGTTGGCAGTTTACCATCCTAGGAATAGGTACCTCCTCCATCTTGGGAGGGATGCCAGGGATGAGGAGAGGCAGGCTCTGGTTGCTGCCGTGAGGGCGGTGCCGGTGATTCGCACTTTCGGGAATGTGGATGTGGTTGGCAAGGCTGATTATGTCACCTACTTGGGATCCTCCAATGTTGCCATCACTCTCCGGGCTGCCGCCATTATGCTCAAATTGGATAGTGGGTGGAATTGGTTCATCACCTTGAGTGCACGGGATTATCCTCTCATAACTCAGGATG ATCTGTCCCATGTTTTCTCTTCTGTTAGTAGAGACCTCAATTTCATTGATCACACTGGTGACCTTGGATGGAAAGA GAGTGATAGGTTCCAGCCAATTGTAGTTGACCCGGGACTATATTTAGCAAGGAAAAGTCAAATTTTTCAAGCTACAGAAAAGAGGCCAACGCCTGACGCGTTCAAACTCTTTACAG GTTCACCATGGGTCATCTTGAGCCGGCCCTTTCTGGAGTTCTGCATTTTTGGTTGGGACAATTTACCTCGGACCCTACTGATGTATTTTACAAATGTGAAATTATCTCAAGAAGGGTATTTTCACTCAGTTGTTTGCAATGTGCCAGAATTTAAGAACACGACAGTAAATGGTGACTTACGATATATGATCTGGGACAATCCTCCAAAGATGGAACCTCACTTCCTTAACGCCTCTGTTTACAATCAGATGGCAGAAAGTGGGGCTGCTTTTGCTAGACAGTTTCAACTTAATAATCCTGTGCTGGACATGATTGATGAAAAGATCCTCCAACGTGGTCGCCATCGAGTTACTCCAGGAGCGTGGTGCACCGGACGGAGGAGCTGGTGGGTGGATCCATGCTCCCAATGGGGTGATGTCAACACTGTGAAACCAGGTCCTCAggctaagaagcttgaagggtCTGTTTCTAACCTTCTTGATGACCAGAACTCACAGACCAATCAGTGCCAGTGA
- the LOC100796208 gene encoding uncharacterized protein isoform X1, giving the protein MANKSQEEPKTAPEPDRWYNLTLGPSFKDDSSNKYCTLRYEFKPASVDKTKPGLLRKTKENRVSVEFQNNQIGKPKVTFEGNSEEYKENDAVLFFDGETLRLERLHRAVKQLRHLRMPGESAGAASTVVAAPSGPALDPRSSPVGKSVKPAPLGRSSFPAVPVEVERIDIGEPENTGIKSGSKRSFDHLNELPINTSPDAKNEVEEHQDIDIHDLFGSETPEDDHNVEEKDNVGFDMNVPHTDDEIADVDDSGDEVDKGPNAAEALEDQVNALGRDEQTSTSSSSSGSSSSESGSESGSGSSSNSDSEGSDEDSVHSI; this is encoded by the exons ATGGCTAACAAATCTCAAGAAGAGCCCAAGACTGCTCCTGAGCCTGATCGGTGGTACAATCTCACCCTTGGACCTTCCTTCAAAGATGATTCCTCTAATAAATACTGCACCCTACGAT ATGAATTTAAGCCAGCTTCAGTTGATAAGACTAAGCCAGGATTGCTACGCAAGACCAAAGAGAACAGGGTTTCTGTGGAATTTCAGAACAACCAAATAGGAAAGCCCAAGGTGACATTTGAGGGGAATAGTGAGGAATACAAGGAAAATGATGCTGTATTGTTCTTTGATGGTGAGACACTTCGATTGGAGCGGCTTCATAGGGCTGTTAAGCAACTGCGGCATCTACGAATGCCTGGTGAATCTGCAGGTGCTGCATCTACAGTTGTGGCTGCTCCATCTGGACCAGCTTTAGATCCTCGATCATCCCCTGTTGGGAAGTCTGTAAAACCAGCACCTCTTGGCAGGAGCTCATTTCCGGCTGTGCCA GTTGAAGTGGAACGCATTGATATTGGTGAACCCGAGAATACTG GAATCAAATCTGGTTCTAAGAGGTCATTTGATCATCTAAATGAACTGCCCATTAATACCTCACCAGATGCTAAAAATGAAGTCGAGGAACATCAAGATATAGATATTCATGACCTTTTTGGCAGCGAAACACCTGAGGATGACCATAAtgttgaagaaaaagataatgttgGATTTGACATGAATGTTCCACACACTGATGATGAGATCGCCGACGTGGATGATAGTGGTGATGAGGTGGACAAAGGACCCAATGCTGCAGAAGCTCTCGAAGACCAGGTGAATGCACTGGGGAGGGATGAGCAGACATCTACTTCTAGCAGCAGTAGTGGTAGTAGCAGTAGTGAAAGCGGAAGTGAAAGTGGTAGTGGGAGTAGCAGCAATAGTGATAGTGAAGGCAGTGATGAGGACTCGGTTCACTCAATCTGA
- the LOC102662910 gene encoding pentatricopeptide repeat-containing protein At1g71060, mitochondrial: MAFLWSSKRFTTPNLLSLPKYSSASLPPSIFDHHHSIPTQIPNGPSETHKFAFHTAQPRPTPDAEAICRILSTTRGFTVDASLAAVSAKPSPELVLEVLNRLSNAGVLALSFFRWAEKQSEFKYTTEAFHALIEGLGKIRQFKMIWTLVNGMKQRKLLTSETFALVARRYARARKAKEAIETFEKMEQYGLKPHASDFNRLVDVLCKSKCVEEAHEVFDKMRHLRLDPDIKSYTILLEGWSQQQNLIKVNEVCREMEDKGFQLDVVAYGIIMNAYCKAKKFDDAIGLYHEMKAKGLRPSPHVYCTLIKGLGSHKRLDEALEFFEVSKASGFAPEAPTYNAVVGAYCWSLRMDDAYRMVGEMKKCGIGPNSRTFDIILHHLIEGRRVEEACSVFQRMSGEFGCKASVTTYEIMVRMLCNEERLDMAVAVWDEMKGKGILPGMHLFSTLVCALCHESKLDEACKYFQEMLDVGIRPPAKMFSTLKEALVDARMEHIAMHFAMKIDKLRKSPLVA, translated from the coding sequence ATGGCATTTTTGTGGTCATCCAAAAGATTCACCACCCCCAACCTCCTTTCCCTCCCAAAATATTCATCAGCATCCCTTCCACCTTCAATTTTCGACCACCATCACTCCATACCCACCCAAATCCCCAATGGGCCTTCAGAAACCCACAAGTTTGCCTTCCACACGGCCCAACCTCGACCAACCCCCGACGCCGAAGCAATCTGCAGAATCCTATCCACGACCCGCGGTTTCACCGTCGACGCCTCTCTCGCCGCCGTTTCGGCGAAGCCCTCGCCGGAGCTCGTCCTCGAGGTCCTTAACAGACTCAGCAACGCCGGCGTCCTGGCGCTGTCGTTCTTCCGTTGGGCCGAGAAGCAAAGCGAGTTCAAATACACCACTGAAGCCTTCCACGCCTTGATCGAAGGACTGGGTAAGATCAGACAGTTCAAGATGATTTGGACTCTGGTCAACGGCATGAAGCAACGAAAGTTGCTTACTTCTGAGACTTTTGCCCTCGTTGCTCGACGATACGCGAGAGCACGGAAGGCCAAGGAAGCAATCGAGACGTTCGAGAAAATGGAACAGTATGGTTTGAAGCCGCACGCGTCGGATTTCAATAGGTTGGTCGATGTTTTATGCAAATCCAAGTGTGTGGAGGAGGCACACGAGGTGTTTGATAAAATGCGGCACTTAAGGTTGGACCCTGATATCAAGTCCTACACCATTTTATTAGAAGGGTGGAGTCAGCAGCAGAACTTGATTAAAGTCAATGAGGTGTGTAGGGAGATGGAGGATAAAGGGTTTCAGCTTGATGTTGTTGCGTATGGGATAATCATGAATGCGTATTGCAAGGCTAAGAAATTTGATGATGCCATTGGATTGTACCATGAGATGAAAGCTAAGGGTTTGAGGCCTAGTCCCCATGTGTATTGCACTTTGATTAAAGGTTTGGGTTCTCATAAGAGATTGGACGAAGCTCTTGAGTTTTTTGAAGTATCAAAAGCTAGTGGTTTTGCACCGGAGGCTCCCACTTACAATGCTGTTGTTGGGGCTTATTGCTGGTCTTTAAGGATGGATGATGCGTATAGGATGGTTGGTGAGATGAAGAAGTGTGGGATTGGTCCGAATTCTCGAACGTTTGATATTATACTTCACCATCTTATAGAGGGTCGTAGGGTTGAAGAGGCTTGCTCGGTTTTCCAGAGGATGAGTGGCGAGTTTGGGTGTAAGGCGAGTGTGACCACGTATGAGATCATGGTGAGGATGTTATGCAATGAAGAGCGGTTGGATATGGCGGTGGCAGTTTGGGATGAGATGAAAGGGAAGGGAATTCTTCCTGGAATGCATTTGTTCTCCACGTTGGTCTGTGCCTTGTGCCATGAAAGTAAGTTGGATGAAGCGTGTAAGTACTTCCAAGAAATGTTGGATGTTGGCATTCGGCCTCCTGCCAAAATGTTTAGTACCTTGAAGGAAGCTCTAGTTGATGCTAGGATGGAGCATATTGCCATGCATTTCGCTATGAAAATTGATAAACTCAGGAAATCTCCATTAGTTGCTTGA